Proteins found in one Arachis stenosperma cultivar V10309 chromosome 8, arast.V10309.gnm1.PFL2, whole genome shotgun sequence genomic segment:
- the LOC130945364 gene encoding protein MAIN-LIKE 1-like — protein MVEFEHDWPLASALIERWRPESYMFHLPCGEMTIILHDVAYKLGLKIDGDPFSGCIGGDLEEDTTEERLLHYTREYIMQVIRDILFSDASNSQVHIRWLPLLEDLDTCDRLSWGSVVLAWLYRRMCRVTEHSQHNLSGCVSLLLYWAYHHIRLLRPNGFETRRFELVKRWVEYHPDNDRGKNMLRHYRRTLNGIGILYTSYTDLQLQDVVPPGIAL, from the exons ATGGTAGAGTTTGAGCATGACTGGCCGTTGGCATCAGCTTTGATTGAGAGATGGAGACCTGAGTCCTATATGTTTCATCTTCCATGTGGGGAGATGACTATCATCTTGCATGACGTGGCGTACAAGTTGGGACTCAAGATTGATGGTGATCCCTTCAGTGGCTGCATTGGTGG AGATCTGGAGGAGGACACGACTGAGGAGCGCCTGTTGCACTACACCAGAGAGTATATCATGCAGGTGATCAGAGATATCCTATTTTCGGACGCCTCTAACTCTCAGGTGCACATCAGGTGGCTGCCTTTGCTAGAGGACCTTGACACATGTGACAGGTTATCATGGGGCTCGGTTGTGTTGGCATGGCTGTACCGTCGGATGTGTCGTGTCACGGAGCACAGTCAGCACAATTTGAGTGGTTGCGTCAGTTTGCTACTCTACTGGGCATATCATCATATTCGACTGCTACGACCGAATGGATTTGAGACTCGTCGATTTGAACTAGTTAAGAG GTGGGTTGAGTACCATCCAGATAATGACAGAGGCAAGAACATGCTTAGACATTACAGGCGTACGCTGAATGGGATCGGCATCCTCTAT ACATCGTACACTGACCTACAGTTGCAGGATGTAGTTCCACCAGGGATAGCTCTGTAG